In the Caballeronia sp. M1242 genome, CGAGCCAGCACTCCGCGCCAATTCCCGGATTGAATTGCTCGAAGTGCTTGTCCGGGTGAAAGTGGTGAGAGCCGACCATTGCGTCGATCCAGAGCCCGTCGTCACACCATGCCGCGTTCGCAGGCGGCGCCCACGCGAACGCGGCTGACACCATCAGCAGCGCGACAATGAACCAGCGAGAACGGAGCGGGTAAAGGCGGTGCCGCAAGGAGCGCATGTTTTATCCGCCATCGCGCGTGGCCATGGCGCCTTTTTGAGATGAGAATCGACGCGAACTCTACATGAATCGCGTGATTTTCGTGTGCGCGGACGAAATCGGCGTGGCGGCCGTTGTATTTCTGATTGCAAATGACGGTCTTACGGGAGTGAGTTCATGATGCACGCTGCGAGGCACTATTTGACGATGATCTGCGCGGTTGCGCTGCTATGCGGATGCACGGCGTTTAAGGTCGTGACGCACTACGTTTCGGCGAACGAGGCGAGCGTTCCGGTCGGATTGTATGAGCTGGATCCGCACCATTGGAACGTGAGCTTCGACGTCGATCACTTTCATTACTCGCGATTCGTTATGCGCTTCGACAAAGTTTCGGCGCGCCTAAACTGGAACGGTGGCGGAATCGCGGCGAGTCGCGTTGAGGCGACTATCGACGCGTCGAGCGTCGATACGAATGTGCCGCTGCTCGACCGGATGCTGAAGGGACCCGACATGTTCGACGCAGCGCGGTATCCGAACATCGCTTTTCAGAGCACGACATTCGAACGTACGGGTGATGACACCGGCACACTCACCGGCGACTTGACCATTCGCGGCGTGACACGGCCGGTAAAGCTGACTGTCACGTTCAACGGCCACGCGGTGAACCCGCTGACGAAACAGGAAACGCTCGGGTTCTCCGCCGACGGGCATTTCAGCCGCGCGGCGTTCGGCCTGAGGACCTGGTTTCCCGCAGTCGGCGACAATGTCCACGTCGCCATTCAGGCGGAGTTCGGAAAGCAGAAGGAATAACTCGGAGGTCAGGCCGCAGTCCAGTCGAGCACGACTTTGCCGCTGTTGCCGGAGAGCATGGTCGCGAACGCCTGCTCGTAATCGTCGACGGAAAAGGTGTGCGTAAGGATGGGCGAGAGATCGAGCCCGCTTTGCAGCATCGCGACCATCTTGTACCAGGTCTCGAACATCTCTCGCCCATAGATGCCTTTGATCTCGAGTCCCTTGAAGATGACCTGATTCCAGTCGATAGCCGTTTGCGCGGGCGGAATGCCAAGCAGCGCGATCTTGCCCCCATGATTCATCGCTTCGAGCATGCCCGTGAAGGCGCTCGGCACGCCGGACATCTCCAGACCGATGTCGAACCCTTCGGTCATGCCGAGCTCGCGCATGACGCCGCGCAAATCCTCTTGGGCGACGTTGACGGTACGCGTCGCGCCCATCTTGCGCGCGAGTTCGAGCCGATAGTCGTTGACGTCAGTAATCACGACGTTCCGCGCGCCGACGTGCCGGGCAATGGCAGCCGCCATCACGCCGATCGGACCCGCGCCGGTGATGAGCACGTCCTCGCCGACGAGGTTGAACGACAGGGCGGTATGCGTGGCGTTGCCGAAAGGGTCGAAGATGGCGGCGAGGTCGTCAGAAATGCCGGCCGGGATCTTGAAAGCGTTGAACGCCGGAATCACGAGATATTCGGCGAAGGCGCCTTCACGGTTGACACCCACGCCGACCGTGTTGCGGCACAGGTGGCGTCGTCCCGCGCGGCAATTGCGGCAGAAGCCACATGTGATGTGACCTTCGCCCGACACCCGATCGCCGATCGCAAAGCCGCGCACTTCTTGTCCCATCTCGACGATCTCGCCGACGTATTCGTGGCCTACATGCATTGGCACCGGCACCGTCTTTTGCGCCCAGTGGTCCCACTTCCAGATATGGATGTCCGTACCGCAGATCGCCGTCTTGCGAATACGGATGAGAACGTCGTTATGGCCGACCTCCGGACGCTTTACGCGGGTCAACGTGAGGCCAGGCGCGCGTTCGAGTTTGGCTAGAGCTTTCATGTGCTGTTGATCCTGACGGTTGTCGTTGCGGTTTTCGCGTGCGGGGCGAGCGATGGCCCTTTATGCGCATAAAGCTCTGCGCCGGCTGAGTGACACGCTCACCGGATCACGCCAAGCGACCCTCCCACACGAGCGAAAGCCGCCACCGCGCGATCGATCTGGTCTGGCGTATGCGCCGCGCTCATCTGCGTGCGAATGCGGGCACGTCCCCGTGGCACCACTGGATATGAAAAGCCGATCACGTACACACCTTCTTCGAGAAGTGCGTCGGCCATCCGAGAGGCGAGCTGCGCATCGCCGAGCATGACGGGAATGATCGGATGCTCGCCCGCCACGAGATCGAAACCGAGAGAAGACATCGCGTGACGGAAGCGAGCCCCGTTCTCGCGCACGCGCGAGCGGAGCGTCGCACCTTCATCGCTGTCAAGCAGGTTCAACACTTCCAGCGACGCCGCCGCGATGCTGGGCGCAAGCGTATTGGAGAACAGATACGGCCGGCTCCGCTGGCGCAGCAGTTCGACAATCTCCTTGTGAGCCGCGATGTAACCGCCGGAAGCGCCGCCGAGCGCCTTCCCGAGCGTGCCGGTGATGATATCGACGCGATCCAACACGCCGCAGTGCTCGGGCGTGCCGCGTCCTTTCTCGCCTATGAATCCGACCGCGTGCGAATCGTCAACCATGACGAGCGCGCCGTAGCGGTCGGCGAGATCGCAGATACCCGCGAGATTCGCGATGATGCCGTCCATCGAGAACACGCCGTCGGTAGCGATCAGCTTGTAGCGTGCGCCGGCGGCCTCGGCTTCTCTCAAACGCGCCTCGAGATCCGACAGATCGTTGTTCTTGTAGCGCAGGCGTCGCGCTTTCGAAAGCCGCACGCCGTCGATGATGCTGGCGTGATTCAGTTCATCGCTGATGATGGCGTCTTCTTCGCTCAGCAGCGTCTCGAACAGGCCGCCGTTGGCATCGAAGCAACTCGAATAGAGAATCGCGTCGTCGGTTCGAAGGAACTGCGCAATGGCGTTTTCCAGCGACCGGTGCACGGTCTGCGTGCCGCAAATGAAGCGCACCGACGCCATGCCGAAGCCGTCGGCGTCGAGGCCCGCTTTGGCTGCTTCGATCAGACGCGGATCATCTGCAAGCCCCAGGTAATTATTCGCGCAGAAGTTGAGGACGACCCGTCCATCCGCGAGGCGGATCTCCGGCGACTGCGGACTCGCAATGACGCGCTCGTTCTTGTAGAAGCCCGCAGCGCGAATATCGTCGATGACGTCGCGCAGGTAGGACAAATATCGGTCTCTCATGGCGTGGTCCGGTTGCATCCGCGTACGCACGCGGTCGTTTAGCCCTGCTATAGTCGAAACATCGCATTGGACGCGTTCGATATTTCGAACGAAATTCCAATATGGAGAACACTCTAAGGGAAGAATGGCGTCATGGCAAGTTCGCGCTCAGAACCGACGGCCGCCGAATCAACGGCGGCCGGACCTGTGCCGCCGCGGGTCGGCGAGTACATTCAACGGCTGCGCAACGAAAGAAAGCTGACGCTCGACGATCTGTCGCGCGCGGCGGGCGTATCGAAGTCGATGCTGTCAGAGATCGAGCGGGACAGAGCGAACCCGACTATCGCAGTAGCATGGCGGCTGACAAACGCGCTTGGCATCAGCTTGGACCAGTTATTCGCGCAACAACGTCCTGCGGAGGCGATCCGGGTCGCGAGCCCGCACGACATACCGACCTTGAGCGGTGACAACGGTGGCTATCAATTACGCGTCTGGGGGCCGATAGAACTCGCGGGCAAGTTCGAGTGGTACGAGCTCACGTTGCAGGCCGGCGCGGCGCTCCGCTCCAACGCTCACGAGCCAGGCACGCGCGAGCATTTGACGGTTTTGAACGGAACGATCGAAGTGGAAGTAGCCGCGCTGACGCGTCGTCTTAAGACAGGCGAGACCGCGCGTTATGCAGCGGACGACAGTCACGCGATTCGCAACGCGGGGCGCTCGGAAGCGAAGGCGTTGCTAGTCGTGATTCATGGCTGATAAAAGAGGGGGCTCGCTGACTTTATGCGCATCAAGTTCTGTCGCCGTGCGGACCACGCGACGCGGGGCGTTCAGTGGACGCCCCGCATCAAAACACCGTGATGGCCGGAAACTTGGATTAAGGGTTCTTCCGCACGCTGTCCTTCAGGTCTTCGCGGACATCGCCCGCTCCCTTCTGAATCTTGCCGGCGACCTGTTGCATGTCGCCCTTCGCTTCTTGCGCGGGATCGTCAGTAGCCTTGCCGACTACTTCGTTGATCTTCCCCTTCACTTGTTCGCCGACGCCCTTAACTTGGTCCTTGTTCATCGCTTTTCTCCTTGAGGTTCAGCGGGAAACAGTCTCGATGCTCATCGCAGAAACTGATGTGCGGCTACAGAGCTCTGCTCCGAGCGCCAATTTAGGATGCGCTATCTCACCACCTTTCGGCAGCCGCGGATGTCTGAACAACGCGTAGGCGGAATCGCACATACACCGAGTGAGAACGGCGCGACGCTATTTTCAGGCGCGAGGATACTGTATATTTATACAGTGCGACGACCGGTGCGAGAGGTGACAACATGGAGTCAAACGGCGAACATCTGAGCAAAAAACAGTTCGAGCGGGCCGTGCGCGACCTGGAAAGCATCACGCGGCAGATAGCGGCTCGCTACATCGACAAGGGCGTGCCGTTGACGTGGCGCCTCTTGCACGCCATCGAAGCCGAGGCAGTTGCAGACCTCGGGTTTGCGGGGCGTCACGAAGCCGCGCTGCGTGAATTGTTCGCGCGCCCCGACAACTTTGCCTATCCAGAAACTGACGACGTAGTGGACGTCGCGTCGTCCGACGCTTTGCCGGCAGTCTTCGGCTTCGCCGTCGACGCGTACGAGTGCGCTGCGCGGCAAGGCCAGCCGCGACTAGCCCTCGCGGGCCATTGATTGGGCGAGGCTACGGATCGCCGTCCAAGGTCGTGCCAAAGCCTGACTTCGCCGATGAGCATATGGGCGCAGCGAGCGCGCGCAGGGTTCGATACAGTGGATGGTTGACGCCCGCCGCGCGAGGCCCGACTCTTTCTCTAAAGCGAACAGCGTCATATCGCCCTTCGAACACAATGCCGACTACCACCGATCTCTTCGACCAACAGCGCGCGGACTGGCAGGCCGACCCGCACGCTGCCTTCGACGCATGGCTTGCTCAACAAGAATTCCGTGCGTCTTCGGCCGACGTTTATCGCGCGCAATGGGGCAACTTCCTCGAATGGCTCCAGGCGAAACGGGCGACGCTCCATACGGTGCAACGGCCCGTCATTGAACAGTTCGTCTCGCAGCTCGACATTCGGCGTCCGCAGCGGATGCGCTACTTGCGTTTGA is a window encoding:
- a CDS encoding YceI family protein: MHAARHYLTMICAVALLCGCTAFKVVTHYVSANEASVPVGLYELDPHHWNVSFDVDHFHYSRFVMRFDKVSARLNWNGGGIAASRVEATIDASSVDTNVPLLDRMLKGPDMFDAARYPNIAFQSTTFERTGDDTGTLTGDLTIRGVTRPVKLTVTFNGHAVNPLTKQETLGFSADGHFSRAAFGLRTWFPAVGDNVHVAIQAEFGKQKE
- a CDS encoding helix-turn-helix domain-containing protein, encoding MASSRSEPTAAESTAAGPVPPRVGEYIQRLRNERKLTLDDLSRAAGVSKSMLSEIERDRANPTIAVAWRLTNALGISLDQLFAQQRPAEAIRVASPHDIPTLSGDNGGYQLRVWGPIELAGKFEWYELTLQAGAALRSNAHEPGTREHLTVLNGTIEVEVAALTRRLKTGETARYAADDSHAIRNAGRSEAKALLVVIHG
- a CDS encoding DUF2471 family protein; translated protein: MESNGEHLSKKQFERAVRDLESITRQIAARYIDKGVPLTWRLLHAIEAEAVADLGFAGRHEAALRELFARPDNFAYPETDDVVDVASSDALPAVFGFAVDAYECAARQGQPRLALAGH
- a CDS encoding glycine C-acetyltransferase, which encodes MRDRYLSYLRDVIDDIRAAGFYKNERVIASPQSPEIRLADGRVVLNFCANNYLGLADDPRLIEAAKAGLDADGFGMASVRFICGTQTVHRSLENAIAQFLRTDDAILYSSCFDANGGLFETLLSEEDAIISDELNHASIIDGVRLSKARRLRYKNNDLSDLEARLREAEAAGARYKLIATDGVFSMDGIIANLAGICDLADRYGALVMVDDSHAVGFIGEKGRGTPEHCGVLDRVDIITGTLGKALGGASGGYIAAHKEIVELLRQRSRPYLFSNTLAPSIAAASLEVLNLLDSDEGATLRSRVRENGARFRHAMSSLGFDLVAGEHPIIPVMLGDAQLASRMADALLEEGVYVIGFSYPVVPRGRARIRTQMSAAHTPDQIDRAVAAFARVGGSLGVIR
- the tdh gene encoding L-threonine 3-dehydrogenase, which translates into the protein MKALAKLERAPGLTLTRVKRPEVGHNDVLIRIRKTAICGTDIHIWKWDHWAQKTVPVPMHVGHEYVGEIVEMGQEVRGFAIGDRVSGEGHITCGFCRNCRAGRRHLCRNTVGVGVNREGAFAEYLVIPAFNAFKIPAGISDDLAAIFDPFGNATHTALSFNLVGEDVLITGAGPIGVMAAAIARHVGARNVVITDVNDYRLELARKMGATRTVNVAQEDLRGVMRELGMTEGFDIGLEMSGVPSAFTGMLEAMNHGGKIALLGIPPAQTAIDWNQVIFKGLEIKGIYGREMFETWYKMVAMLQSGLDLSPILTHTFSVDDYEQAFATMLSGNSGKVVLDWTAA
- a CDS encoding CsbD family protein, producing MNKDQVKGVGEQVKGKINEVVGKATDDPAQEAKGDMQQVAGKIQKGAGDVREDLKDSVRKNP